Proteins encoded in a region of the Triticum dicoccoides isolate Atlit2015 ecotype Zavitan chromosome 3A, WEW_v2.0, whole genome shotgun sequence genome:
- the LOC119270672 gene encoding small nuclear ribonucleoprotein Sm D2-like: MAEEAAANAKKEEEEFSTGPLSLLLMSVKNNTQVLINCRNNKKLLGRVRAFDRHCNMVLENVREMWTEVPKTGKGKKKALPVNKDRFISKMFLRGDSVIIVLRNPK, from the exons ATGGCGGAAGAAGCAGCTGCCAAT gcgaagaaggaggaggaggagttcagcaCCGGGCCCCTGTCCCTGCTCCTGATGAGCGTCAAGAACAATACTCAG GTGCTTATCAACTGCCGGAACAACAAGAAGCTTCTTGGTCGTGTGAGGGCATTTGACCGTCATTGCAACATGGTTCTTGAGAATGTTCGGGAGATGTGGACTGAG GTTCCAAAGACTGGCAAAGGCAAGAAGAAGGCCCTTCCAGTGAACAAGGACAGGTTCATCAGCAAGATGTTCCTCCGCGGCGACTCGGTCATCATTGTTCTAAGGAACCCGAAATGA